A genomic region of Venturia canescens isolate UGA chromosome 9, ASM1945775v1, whole genome shotgun sequence contains the following coding sequences:
- the spri gene encoding protein sprint isoform X1, which translates to MTSLVQREYGGAQRKRESTGSNASSYLLLLNSLATDLDCMLSELCTTPDPFQDRNDVFLEPYLQQHGTVQVVSSPSTPPPNPLQHQLTHLHHVQSEESLSSEGSATSAGTSGSSEDSGSEVACDITLIERLIRSHPIWFLPGIQRAGAFHLLQGKEEGNFVVRQSSQSDTMALSVRLPSGKGPYIEHYLIQANKGKLSLETSENRFDNIPSLIAHYSQCCSDELPVQLTLPRAMRDAKNRQQLSSLALLGQEFWRYPMANPKPPESSSSNTSSLSSFHGGNNNNACTPTTESIVLNLAPISYSDTANSSPTNTITTTATFASSLPRQPRPTPPNTLNLTTFNEPMDAKKERLDKISPCEKLSQQLISPNLVQSVRCPSPIVHNVESNVLSPTESRTNFDSTKHSNESTKSEFSRSNKFTMCTSTSSNFHQNISNFNNLSNSNSPLLPDVRNAIVDNNSLTQNVKTPPPPPPRWAKPGVSQSQNNFTVTTTVTFNVNQTNDVITSQQNTPSDPSTSLLSPQSASSNKSLTSNLSSSKSGLSSTTPVLSPTSKLVSSIGTKTPNVLSPTTPSGTSKSKRRRDREARKNSQHYQESDILESYYRSSPGDKVSDYEDIWNTTDRSNHSTWSPNDKLKRNETPNTSQERTKNSNDRLVPIERIVSPSDRSPNERLLENEQFIARTDRLVLRNDKTNGNEKLSYKEVTSPEFTSFKPILDHKSPESGSPEETGMGKRPDLLSRVCSANSLNSPNTMTPPKNKLGLILTQSETNSPMTPESKQGSPFYAEPADAIAQSVAMVPRRRNKNNPMTNKFRHSEPGWFQTPVGHQANQLHPIDWDESEETEDKTPLISSSVDNLAKRLSTREIKKIPRAKPVQPPKIRNKIFNDTSWAVDSSWEFIGNEGDDGEADYDCDADYEGDPVTRKFPDDECERDVVGNTLTVQSIILQRYPELLKSPDTTESLYSDRNSSYDNVERRMERNQTPESRNERTDDPSEWETMLDTDESDVERIKRNTSFKERLDPLLSPPRLQALRNRDAAGTGSTIRSYALQLAADKTTTFSQNIENFIQCTKEGKEASPHIVMRNIRQFMSGMKNYLVKHGEREFEKEVEKERLKLKANEFLNLDAILEGVMMGLVVRPLREHVYRLFVDHYGSTGSLQTLAESIQYAQGKHIQDLGVRPKIIPPSDASLEKILRYIDRLQKSDSPLEKLENLLAAISAIFNSVKHANSGRHVTLGADDLLPLLVWVLVRGKVVDAEVEAEYMWGLLHPSLLTGEGGYYLTTLSSAVHVLKTFKSSQGTMSTLNGCGTPDCSSVLRILVPDELHGSLNTRTLPIRPNMNTRDVCRILAHKIRCTNPQDYGLFKLVQGEETLLGDQECPQEISHCLFAYKRIDAKIAWPRTTISS; encoded by the exons AAACGATGTCTTCCTGGAGCCGTACCTCCAGCAACACGGAACCGTTCAGGTCGTCAGCTCGCCGAGCACACCACCGCCGAACCCACTTCAGCATCAGCTTACGCACCTACATCATGTACAG AGCGAAGAATCGCTGTCGTCCGAGGGTTCAGCGACATCGGCAGGGACTTCCGGTTCTTCGGAAGACTCTGGGAGCGAAGTTGCATGTGACATAACCCTGATCGAACGGCTCATTCGTTCGCATCCCATTTGGTTTCTTCCAGGGATTCAAAGAGCCGGAGCTTTTCACTTGTTGCAAGGCAAAGAAGAAGGG AATTTTGTTGTTCGACAATCCAGTCAGAGCGACACGATGGCATTGTCGGTCAGATTGCCATCGGGCAAAGGGCCTTACATCGAGCACTACCTCATTCAAGCaaataaaggaaaattgaGCCTCGAAACGAGCGAAAATCGTTTTGATAATATTCCTTCCCTCATCGCACACTACTCGCAGTGCTG CAGCGACGAGTTACCGGTGCAACTTACACTGCCAAGGGCGATGAGGGATGCTAAAAACAGACAGCAGCTCTCCTCGCTCGCGCTTTTGGGTCAGGAATTTTGGAGGTATCCAATGGCTAATCCAAAACCCCCGGAAAGTAGCAGCAGCAACACATCGAGCCTTAGCAGCTTTCACGGAG gcaataataataatgcatGCACGCCAACGACTGAGAGCATAGTGCTCAACTTGGCACCGATATCTTACAGCGATACAG CAAATTCTTCGCCAACGAATACGATAACAACAACTGCCACATTCGCCTCATCACTGCCAAGACAGCCAAGGCCAACGCCTCCGAATACATTGAATCTCACGACGTTCAACGAGCCTATGGACGCGAAGAAAGAACGTCTCGATAAAATATCACCGTGTGAAAAACTGTCGCAACAATTGATCTCGCCAAACCTCGTACAGAGCGTACGTTGCCCATCGCCGATCGTTCACAACGTCGAGAGCAACGTTCTCAGCCCTACGGAATCCCGAACGAATTTCGACAGCACGAAACATTCGAACGAGAGTACAAAAAGCGAATTCTCACGTAGCAATAAATTCACAATGTGCACATCGACCTCCTCGAATTTTCACCAAAATATCTCCAACTTCAACAATTTGTCGAACTCCAATTCACCGTTGTTACCCGATGTCAGGAACGCCATCGTGGATAACAACTCGTTGACACAGAACGTCAAAACTCCTCCACCGCCCCCACCCAGATGGGCCAAACCGGGAGTCTCTCAGAGCCAAAATAATTTCACGGTCACCACGACCGTTACCTTCAACGTCAATCAAACCAATGACGTAATCACTTCACAG CAAAACACTCCATCGGATCCGAGCACGTCTCTGTTGAGTCCGCAGAGCGCGAGCTCCAACAAGTCTCTAACGTCGAATCTCTCGTCGTCAAAGTCAGGCCTGTCGTCGACAACGCCGGTGCTCTCACCCACGTCGAAGCTAGTCTCGAGCATCGGTACGaaaacaccaaacgttttatCTCCAACGACACCCTCGGGTACGAGCAAATCCAAGAGACGGAGAGATCGCgaagcgagaaaaaattctcagcATTATCAAGAATCGGATATTTTGGAGTCTTATTATCGAAGCTCGCCCGGCGACAAGGTCTCCGATTACGAGGACATATGGAACACGACCGATCGATCGAACCACTCGACGTGGTCACCCAACGACAAACTCAAACGCAACGAAACCCCAAACACCAGTCAGGAACGCACGAAAAATTCCAACGATCGACTCGTACCCATCGAACGAATCGTCAGCCCTTCCGATCGTTCTCCAAACGAAAGACTCCTCGAAAACGAACAATTCATCGCCAGAACCGATCGACTCGTACTCAGAAACGATAAGACCAATGGGAATGAAAAACTCAGCTACAAGGAAGTCACCAGTCCAGAGTTCACCAGCTTCAAACCTATCCTCGATCACAAAAGCCCCGAGTCTGGGTCGCCTGAAGAAACCGGCATGGGAAAACGACCTGATCTGCTATCACGAGTTT GCAGCGCCAATTCTCTGAACAGTCCGAACACAATGACACCACCGAAAAACAAGCTTGGCTTGATTCTGACACAGTCGGAGACCAACAGCCCAATGACACCGGAATCGAAGCAAGGCAGTCCGTTTTATGCAGAGCCAGCGGACGCCATCGCTCAAAGCGTCGCGATGGTACCGCGTAGAAGAAACAAGAATAATCCAATGACCAACAAATTTCGTCATAGCGAGCCAGGATGGTTTCAAACGCCGGTCGGTCATCAGGCAAACCAATTGCATCCGATCGACTGGGACGAATCCGAAGAGACGGAGGACAAAACTCCCCTCATTTCCTCGTCCGTTGATAATCTTGCTAAACGCCTTAGCACGAGAGAAATCAAAAAAATACCACGTGCCAAACCTGTTCAACCACCAAAAAtcagaaacaaaattttcaacgacacTTCCTGGGCGGTCGACTCGAGCTGGGAATTTATCG GAAACGAAGGAGACGATGGTGAAGCGGACTACGACTGCGATGCCGATTACGAGGGCGATCCGGTGACCCGAAAATTTCCGGATGACGAGTGCGAGCGCGACGTAGTTGGCAACACGCTCACCGTACAGAGTATAATATTACAAAGGTATCCGGAATTACTCAAATCACCGGACACCACCGAGTCATTGTATAGCGATAGAAATTCGTCGTACGACAACGTTGAGAGACGAATGGAGAGAAATCAAACACCTGAATCCCGAAACGAACGTACCGACGATCCTTCCGAATGGGAAACGATGCTTGACACCGATGAAAGTGACGTCGAAAGGATCAAGAGAAACACAAGTTTCAAGGAACGCCTGGATCCACTTCTTT CACCTCCAAGACTGCAGGCCTTGAGGAATAGAGACGCGGCTGGAACTGGGTCAACCATAAGGTCGTACGCCCTGCAATTAGCGGCGGACAAAACAACCACTTTCTCCCAGAATATTGAGAATTTTATCCAATGTACAAAAGAGGGCAAGGAGGCGAGTCCTCACATCGTCATGAGGAACATACGCCAATTCATGTCCGGCATGAAAAATTATCTTGTCAAACACGGCGAGCGTGAATTCGAGAAGGAAGTCGAGAAGGAACGACTCAAATTGAAGGCCAACGAATTCTTGAATCTCGACGCGATACTCGAGGGCGTTATGATGGGACTCGTCGTTCGACCACTCAGGGAACACGTGTACAGACTTTTTGTTGATCATTACGGTAGCACGGGATCGCTTCAAACACTCGCCGAAAGCATACAGTACGCTCAGGGAAAACACATCCAAGATTTAGGAGTAAGG ccgaaaatcataccaCCATCCGACGCGAGCCTTGAAAAGATCCTGAGGTACATCGACCGTTTGCAAAAGTCTGACTCTCCATTGGAAAAACTGGAGAATCTACTGGCTGCGATTTCCGCGATATTTAACTCG GTGAAGCACGCCAACTCCGGAAGACACGTGACCTTGGGAGCCGATGATCTTTTACCTTTGCTCGTGTGGGTATTGGTACGAGGAAAGGTGGTCGATGCCGAAGTCGAGGCTGAATATATGTGGGGCCTTCTCCATCCTTCCCTCTTAACTGGCGAGGGTGGATATTATCTGACAACTTTGTCCAGCGCTGTGCACGTACTCAAAACCTTTAAATCGAGCCAAGGAACCATGTCTACTTTGAAC GGATGTGGAACTCCCGACTGCTCTTCGGTGTTAAGAATTTTGGTACCGGACGAACTTCATGGCTCGCTAAACACACGAACACTTCCGATACGACCGAACATGAATACGCGAGATGTTTGTCGAATTCTTGCCCACAAAATAAGATGCACGAATCCTCAGGACTACGGGCTGTTCAAACTGGTGCAAGGCGAGG AAACTCTACTCGGTGATCAGGAATGCCCACAGGAAATCTCTCACTGCCTATTCGCTTATAAACGGATCGACGCGAAAATCGCATGGCCGAGAACAACTATCAGCTCATGA
- the spri gene encoding protein sprint isoform X2, which translates to MTSLVQREYGGAQRKRESTGSNASSYLLLLNSLATDLDCMLSELCTTPDPFQDRNDVFLEPYLQQHGTVQVVSSPSTPPPNPLQHQLTHLHHVQSEESLSSEGSATSAGTSGSSEDSGSEVACDITLIERLIRSHPIWFLPGIQRAGAFHLLQGKEEGNFVVRQSSQSDTMALSVRLPSGKGPYIEHYLIQANKGKLSLETSENRFDNIPSLIAHYSQCCDELPVQLTLPRAMRDAKNRQQLSSLALLGQEFWRYPMANPKPPESSSSNTSSLSSFHGGNNNNACTPTTESIVLNLAPISYSDTANSSPTNTITTTATFASSLPRQPRPTPPNTLNLTTFNEPMDAKKERLDKISPCEKLSQQLISPNLVQSVRCPSPIVHNVESNVLSPTESRTNFDSTKHSNESTKSEFSRSNKFTMCTSTSSNFHQNISNFNNLSNSNSPLLPDVRNAIVDNNSLTQNVKTPPPPPPRWAKPGVSQSQNNFTVTTTVTFNVNQTNDVITSQQNTPSDPSTSLLSPQSASSNKSLTSNLSSSKSGLSSTTPVLSPTSKLVSSIGTKTPNVLSPTTPSGTSKSKRRRDREARKNSQHYQESDILESYYRSSPGDKVSDYEDIWNTTDRSNHSTWSPNDKLKRNETPNTSQERTKNSNDRLVPIERIVSPSDRSPNERLLENEQFIARTDRLVLRNDKTNGNEKLSYKEVTSPEFTSFKPILDHKSPESGSPEETGMGKRPDLLSRVCSANSLNSPNTMTPPKNKLGLILTQSETNSPMTPESKQGSPFYAEPADAIAQSVAMVPRRRNKNNPMTNKFRHSEPGWFQTPVGHQANQLHPIDWDESEETEDKTPLISSSVDNLAKRLSTREIKKIPRAKPVQPPKIRNKIFNDTSWAVDSSWEFIGNEGDDGEADYDCDADYEGDPVTRKFPDDECERDVVGNTLTVQSIILQRYPELLKSPDTTESLYSDRNSSYDNVERRMERNQTPESRNERTDDPSEWETMLDTDESDVERIKRNTSFKERLDPLLSPPRLQALRNRDAAGTGSTIRSYALQLAADKTTTFSQNIENFIQCTKEGKEASPHIVMRNIRQFMSGMKNYLVKHGEREFEKEVEKERLKLKANEFLNLDAILEGVMMGLVVRPLREHVYRLFVDHYGSTGSLQTLAESIQYAQGKHIQDLGVRPKIIPPSDASLEKILRYIDRLQKSDSPLEKLENLLAAISAIFNSVKHANSGRHVTLGADDLLPLLVWVLVRGKVVDAEVEAEYMWGLLHPSLLTGEGGYYLTTLSSAVHVLKTFKSSQGTMSTLNGCGTPDCSSVLRILVPDELHGSLNTRTLPIRPNMNTRDVCRILAHKIRCTNPQDYGLFKLVQGEETLLGDQECPQEISHCLFAYKRIDAKIAWPRTTISS; encoded by the exons AAACGATGTCTTCCTGGAGCCGTACCTCCAGCAACACGGAACCGTTCAGGTCGTCAGCTCGCCGAGCACACCACCGCCGAACCCACTTCAGCATCAGCTTACGCACCTACATCATGTACAG AGCGAAGAATCGCTGTCGTCCGAGGGTTCAGCGACATCGGCAGGGACTTCCGGTTCTTCGGAAGACTCTGGGAGCGAAGTTGCATGTGACATAACCCTGATCGAACGGCTCATTCGTTCGCATCCCATTTGGTTTCTTCCAGGGATTCAAAGAGCCGGAGCTTTTCACTTGTTGCAAGGCAAAGAAGAAGGG AATTTTGTTGTTCGACAATCCAGTCAGAGCGACACGATGGCATTGTCGGTCAGATTGCCATCGGGCAAAGGGCCTTACATCGAGCACTACCTCATTCAAGCaaataaaggaaaattgaGCCTCGAAACGAGCGAAAATCGTTTTGATAATATTCCTTCCCTCATCGCACACTACTCGCAGTGCTG CGACGAGTTACCGGTGCAACTTACACTGCCAAGGGCGATGAGGGATGCTAAAAACAGACAGCAGCTCTCCTCGCTCGCGCTTTTGGGTCAGGAATTTTGGAGGTATCCAATGGCTAATCCAAAACCCCCGGAAAGTAGCAGCAGCAACACATCGAGCCTTAGCAGCTTTCACGGAG gcaataataataatgcatGCACGCCAACGACTGAGAGCATAGTGCTCAACTTGGCACCGATATCTTACAGCGATACAG CAAATTCTTCGCCAACGAATACGATAACAACAACTGCCACATTCGCCTCATCACTGCCAAGACAGCCAAGGCCAACGCCTCCGAATACATTGAATCTCACGACGTTCAACGAGCCTATGGACGCGAAGAAAGAACGTCTCGATAAAATATCACCGTGTGAAAAACTGTCGCAACAATTGATCTCGCCAAACCTCGTACAGAGCGTACGTTGCCCATCGCCGATCGTTCACAACGTCGAGAGCAACGTTCTCAGCCCTACGGAATCCCGAACGAATTTCGACAGCACGAAACATTCGAACGAGAGTACAAAAAGCGAATTCTCACGTAGCAATAAATTCACAATGTGCACATCGACCTCCTCGAATTTTCACCAAAATATCTCCAACTTCAACAATTTGTCGAACTCCAATTCACCGTTGTTACCCGATGTCAGGAACGCCATCGTGGATAACAACTCGTTGACACAGAACGTCAAAACTCCTCCACCGCCCCCACCCAGATGGGCCAAACCGGGAGTCTCTCAGAGCCAAAATAATTTCACGGTCACCACGACCGTTACCTTCAACGTCAATCAAACCAATGACGTAATCACTTCACAG CAAAACACTCCATCGGATCCGAGCACGTCTCTGTTGAGTCCGCAGAGCGCGAGCTCCAACAAGTCTCTAACGTCGAATCTCTCGTCGTCAAAGTCAGGCCTGTCGTCGACAACGCCGGTGCTCTCACCCACGTCGAAGCTAGTCTCGAGCATCGGTACGaaaacaccaaacgttttatCTCCAACGACACCCTCGGGTACGAGCAAATCCAAGAGACGGAGAGATCGCgaagcgagaaaaaattctcagcATTATCAAGAATCGGATATTTTGGAGTCTTATTATCGAAGCTCGCCCGGCGACAAGGTCTCCGATTACGAGGACATATGGAACACGACCGATCGATCGAACCACTCGACGTGGTCACCCAACGACAAACTCAAACGCAACGAAACCCCAAACACCAGTCAGGAACGCACGAAAAATTCCAACGATCGACTCGTACCCATCGAACGAATCGTCAGCCCTTCCGATCGTTCTCCAAACGAAAGACTCCTCGAAAACGAACAATTCATCGCCAGAACCGATCGACTCGTACTCAGAAACGATAAGACCAATGGGAATGAAAAACTCAGCTACAAGGAAGTCACCAGTCCAGAGTTCACCAGCTTCAAACCTATCCTCGATCACAAAAGCCCCGAGTCTGGGTCGCCTGAAGAAACCGGCATGGGAAAACGACCTGATCTGCTATCACGAGTTT GCAGCGCCAATTCTCTGAACAGTCCGAACACAATGACACCACCGAAAAACAAGCTTGGCTTGATTCTGACACAGTCGGAGACCAACAGCCCAATGACACCGGAATCGAAGCAAGGCAGTCCGTTTTATGCAGAGCCAGCGGACGCCATCGCTCAAAGCGTCGCGATGGTACCGCGTAGAAGAAACAAGAATAATCCAATGACCAACAAATTTCGTCATAGCGAGCCAGGATGGTTTCAAACGCCGGTCGGTCATCAGGCAAACCAATTGCATCCGATCGACTGGGACGAATCCGAAGAGACGGAGGACAAAACTCCCCTCATTTCCTCGTCCGTTGATAATCTTGCTAAACGCCTTAGCACGAGAGAAATCAAAAAAATACCACGTGCCAAACCTGTTCAACCACCAAAAAtcagaaacaaaattttcaacgacacTTCCTGGGCGGTCGACTCGAGCTGGGAATTTATCG GAAACGAAGGAGACGATGGTGAAGCGGACTACGACTGCGATGCCGATTACGAGGGCGATCCGGTGACCCGAAAATTTCCGGATGACGAGTGCGAGCGCGACGTAGTTGGCAACACGCTCACCGTACAGAGTATAATATTACAAAGGTATCCGGAATTACTCAAATCACCGGACACCACCGAGTCATTGTATAGCGATAGAAATTCGTCGTACGACAACGTTGAGAGACGAATGGAGAGAAATCAAACACCTGAATCCCGAAACGAACGTACCGACGATCCTTCCGAATGGGAAACGATGCTTGACACCGATGAAAGTGACGTCGAAAGGATCAAGAGAAACACAAGTTTCAAGGAACGCCTGGATCCACTTCTTT CACCTCCAAGACTGCAGGCCTTGAGGAATAGAGACGCGGCTGGAACTGGGTCAACCATAAGGTCGTACGCCCTGCAATTAGCGGCGGACAAAACAACCACTTTCTCCCAGAATATTGAGAATTTTATCCAATGTACAAAAGAGGGCAAGGAGGCGAGTCCTCACATCGTCATGAGGAACATACGCCAATTCATGTCCGGCATGAAAAATTATCTTGTCAAACACGGCGAGCGTGAATTCGAGAAGGAAGTCGAGAAGGAACGACTCAAATTGAAGGCCAACGAATTCTTGAATCTCGACGCGATACTCGAGGGCGTTATGATGGGACTCGTCGTTCGACCACTCAGGGAACACGTGTACAGACTTTTTGTTGATCATTACGGTAGCACGGGATCGCTTCAAACACTCGCCGAAAGCATACAGTACGCTCAGGGAAAACACATCCAAGATTTAGGAGTAAGG ccgaaaatcataccaCCATCCGACGCGAGCCTTGAAAAGATCCTGAGGTACATCGACCGTTTGCAAAAGTCTGACTCTCCATTGGAAAAACTGGAGAATCTACTGGCTGCGATTTCCGCGATATTTAACTCG GTGAAGCACGCCAACTCCGGAAGACACGTGACCTTGGGAGCCGATGATCTTTTACCTTTGCTCGTGTGGGTATTGGTACGAGGAAAGGTGGTCGATGCCGAAGTCGAGGCTGAATATATGTGGGGCCTTCTCCATCCTTCCCTCTTAACTGGCGAGGGTGGATATTATCTGACAACTTTGTCCAGCGCTGTGCACGTACTCAAAACCTTTAAATCGAGCCAAGGAACCATGTCTACTTTGAAC GGATGTGGAACTCCCGACTGCTCTTCGGTGTTAAGAATTTTGGTACCGGACGAACTTCATGGCTCGCTAAACACACGAACACTTCCGATACGACCGAACATGAATACGCGAGATGTTTGTCGAATTCTTGCCCACAAAATAAGATGCACGAATCCTCAGGACTACGGGCTGTTCAAACTGGTGCAAGGCGAGG AAACTCTACTCGGTGATCAGGAATGCCCACAGGAAATCTCTCACTGCCTATTCGCTTATAAACGGATCGACGCGAAAATCGCATGGCCGAGAACAACTATCAGCTCATGA